AACGATAAAAAGGAACGATGCCAGGGCGTGAGCAGCGCGGCCGTCTGGCGCTGGCCCTCGGCAGCCGACAGGGCTGGGTCGCCCTGGTGTAGCATATTGGCCACGATGGTCTGGGTTTGGGCCAGGTTGGCCGGGTTGCGGATAATGTCGTACAGCTCCTGCTGCCGACGCACCCGCAGGCTAAACTGCGCGGGCGGGAGCTTCTGCGCCCGCCACACCTGCTCTTGCTGCAACAGCAGGGTTTCGTGGCCGGGCAGGCCGTAGATGCCCAGGCCCACTACAAAAGCCGGCGGCAGCGGCGAGGCAGCCACCAGCAGCGCCACGTTGGCTCCTTCGCCGTGGCCGATTACCCCCAGGTGCAGCAGGTCTATCTCGGGGCGGGTACGCAGGTAGTTGAGCGCCGCCTGCAAGTCGCCGGCCCGCTGAATAGGTGTAGCGGAGTCGCCGCTGCCGCCCGATTGCCCCGTGCCCCGGTCGTCGAGGCGCAGCACGGCGATACCGCGGCGGGTGAGGTAATCGGCCAGGGTGCCCAGCATGCGGTAGCTCAGCATCGTAACCGGCGCGCCCGGCGTAAGCCCGTCGCGGTCCTGCTGGCCGAAGTCGGATACCAGTACCACGGCCGGAAACGGGCCCGTGCCCGGTGGCAGCGTGAGGGAGCCCGCCAGCCGCAGCCGCGCGGTATAGCTCGTCACCGTTACCTCTTCAACCTGGTAAGGAGGCCTAAACCGGGCCGCCGCATCGGCGGGGGTGCTGCTGTCGAAGGCCTCGTGGTGCAGGGTTAGGGGGGTG
The sequence above is drawn from the Hymenobacter baengnokdamensis genome and encodes:
- a CDS encoding alpha/beta hydrolase: MKTSRLLGLAMVLVWLAQGVRAQPGTSAASHAGPAATLDGLWRGKLLAAGGALDLSVSMVRLTGGRYFAALDVPVQKLNRIPIDVRQPTGTDSVVLLVSETSSRFLGRRSPDGQELSGLWCRQGQRTPLTLHHEAFDSSTPADAAARFRPPYQVEEVTVTSYTARLRLAGSLTLPPGTGPFPAVVLVSDFGQQDRDGLTPGAPVTMLSYRMLGTLADYLTRRGIAVLRLDDRGTGQSGGSGDSATPIQRAGDLQAALNYLRTRPEIDLLHLGVIGHGEGANVALLVAASPLPPAFVVGLGIYGLPGHETLLLQQEQVWRAQKLPPAQFSLRVRRQQELYDIIRNPANLAQTQTIVANMLHQGDPALSAAEGQRQTAALLTPWHRSFLSFDPTENIYAVQCPVLLITGQADEQAPPARHLPALKHAFKASGNRLVTLYRPKGINHLMQPPLYQWNMLGGEPKPTFDPGVQEFIRRWVVGHAGN